Proteins co-encoded in one Prunus persica cultivar Lovell chromosome G6, Prunus_persica_NCBIv2, whole genome shotgun sequence genomic window:
- the LOC18772192 gene encoding peroxygenase: METEQQVSNEAMATVAEKAPITVERKVRNDLETKLPKPYMPRAMTAPDTENINGTWGHKHCNMSVLQQHAAFFDQDKDGIIYPSETYRGFRALGFNVVASFIFMVLVHAAMSYATLPTWMPSPYFAIHIENIHRAKHGSDSGAYDTEGRYIPANLENLFSKYACTVPDKLTFKELWHMTQANRDAFDFFGWIASKLEWGVLYVLAKDEHGHLAKEAVRRCFDGSLFEYCAKSQKGAAGKLG; this comes from the exons atggagactGAGCAACAGGTATCGAACGAAGCCATGGCAACGGTGGCTGAGAAGGCACCAATCACCGTGGAGAGGAAGGTCCGCAATGATCTGGAGACCAAGCTCCCCAAGCCTT ACATGCCTAGAGCTATGACTGCTCCTGATACGGAGAACATCAATGGCACATGGGGACATAAGCATTGTAATATGTCTGTGCTTCAGCAGCATGCAGCTTTTTTCGACCAAGACAAGGATGGTATCATCTACCCTTCCGAGACATATAGAG GATTTCGTGCACTCGGGTTTAATGTCGTtgcttctttcattttcatggtTCTTGTCCATGCAGCAATGAGTTATGCAACTCTGCCT ACATGGATGCCTTCACCTTACTTTGCAATACACATCGAAAACATACACCGGGCAAAGCATGGAAGTGACTCAGGGGCCTATGACACAGAGGGAAG GTATATTCCGGCAAATCTTGAGAACTTGTTCAGCAAGTACGCCTGTACCGTGCCTGATAAGCTCACCTTCAAGGAGCTTTGGCACATGACTCAAGCTAACCGTGACGCCTTTGATTTCTTTGGCTG GATTGCAAGTAAACTGGAATGGGGAGTTCTGTATGTTCTTGCAAAAGATGAACATGGCCACTTGGCAAAGGAAGCCGTGAGACGCTGTTTCGATGGAAGCTTGTTCGAATACTGTGCCAAGTCGCAGAAGGGTGCTGCTGGTAAACTGGGATGA